The genomic stretch AACCATATCTTACCATTGTCAATCTCTCTTCTCCAATGTTCAGGTATCAGTAAGAAGACGTGGTGCTAAAGGCAGCTGCAGTTACTCTGCTCTTATATACCTGCAGCTTAAGGTGAACAGTGATTTGATCTGAGCTGTAATCAGAGAACCTACTGATGAGACCATGATAAGCTCATCCGCtcgacagacatacacacaatgCCGAAGGAGGTCACCACCCTAATCTTTGTGATAGTCTGTTAGGGCTTTGTaccaatttgtgtgtgtgaatgtgagtgtgtgtgaatgctcaCCTAATTTTTCAGAATTGTTTATATCATTGTCACAAGACTTTTCATAAAGATGTATTTGATTATCAAATATATGATTTTGGACGCATTACTCTTTCATAATGAGATGCCCACACAAAATTAATTCTAAAAACTATAAGATGTCACTGAGACAAatgtatatttcatatttgacaTTTCTAAACACTCAACAGCTGTTCTGAATCACATTGGCACTTTTAGAAAGCAAAATTGTATGCGTAATTCAGGAAATACATCATGTGTGGAACTTTCCCACACTCTTTTCTCAGCTTAAAATGAATTGTTAGTCTTTATAAAGCAATACAATGTATATGAGACCTGCTCCCCATTCTCTGTTGGCTGTTCAACCCCTTGGGAAAGCAGAGAAACTAAATACATGACACCGCCTCAAGCAGTGTCAGTTGACTAAGTGGTTGTAAACAGCATCTGCAGGTGTGATTTAATTATATGAAACATAAAGTGGAAATAGTCCAGAAATTAGCAAATTAAGACCTAAAATTATGGTTACTAAAATCTACCCGAATGTCATTCTCATTTTGCACATATTCCAGAAAGTCATTTACATCAAAAAAGTTTTATCATAGTCACATGAGTTTCAGTTGGGTAGCTGTAAAGTAGCTCCCTGTTTACACTCGCAAATATGCTAAACTGCTGATGCAATACCATGGCTCAAAGGCAGAAAATGCAGCTCtaacactgaaaacaaacaactctCACAACCTGCAGGCATCAACTGTAATATTAGAGTTCAAAACATGTAGGAATGGCTCATGACTGAATACAATCTCTTTTgtgataaaaagaaaattgagAATATCTATGCTgtcctcattttttaaagcatgctATCTTCACCAAAAACTGAGAATGTCAATCAAATCTGCAAATTAGACTAACTTAGCACTAAGCTAAAATTCTCTGATTATCCTAGAAATAAACCTGAGAAACTTTAAGCCAGGAAGCTGAGAGGGATACCGCAGCTGCaccattaatcattttaatgtctcTCCTGAGGCTGTGAGACCTCAGTAACAAATACATCAATTTATGTTGCTATCAtatccttttaaaatgaacagcTCGCCAAGCACTGTGGAGAGAATTCTATTTGTATGCAATGCAATGCTAAATGTTGTTGGTGACATGTTGGTGACATGTTTGTGATTAATGTACttgcagtttgttttattactttgtgAGGACATGAAGGAGTTGAATTACTGTATATAGTGTTCTACACAAAACATAGCAAATGTGAACACTTACCAAATACCAAATCTTTAGGTCTGGTTCGTGTTGTATGAGTTTATACATTGATAGATATCTCTTTGGAAAGTACACACTTTGCTGTTTTCTTCCCTCATCTGCTTTACTCTAGGTGTTTCCTGAGTTATAAAGCTATGACCCACTTCATTTGTTTGAGAGTACAGGTCCCTTACGCCCCACAATTAAGTCTTTAATGGGTAATAATAGGTATAGCAAGACAGAGATGAAAAGATCATTTTCACAATGTTTTATATACATGGCACTTTATTAAGCACTGCAGATAAATACGTTACATTAAACATTAGAGGCTAACAGTCCCATTTCACAAAGAGAGCAGGGCAGAAGCAGGgtgacacaaatacaaaaacactttggAGGACCCACTGTGGTGGTGAGAAAATAGACTTCTCAGATGTCACATGACAATCTGTCACACCATGTTTTTCCCCTCAGTGAGTCATGGTGTAGCAACTACGACCTCTAGCTTTCAAAACGGTACAGTGCCAAAATATGCAGTGACATGGCAGTCTGAGGAGGGCTGTTGTTCTGGGCTGGTTTGGAGGATGTCAAGTCCCGCCTAACAAGGAAATGCTGGGTCCTTAACTGTACTAGTGGCTCTTACTATGCCTTCCTGAAAATTGACCAGTGGTGGAGGAAATATTCAGATGTTAAAGTAAAATTATCAATACAACATTGTAACAATACtgtaaagtatcaaaagtaataGTAATCGGTGCAGAAAAATAGCCAATGTGAATATTATTCTATTTATTAGGTATTTTAGCTTTAGGTGATCATGATGTAGCATATTGTTAAGATGGCACTGTTATTTTATAAGCTTATGTTTTCTATGTAAGATCCCAATTTGTAAAGGTTATCTTAACTATAGGTGTCAAAGTGAAGTAAAAACTGTAGTTGAGTGGGAGTGGAAATGGAAATACTGAGCTAAAgataaagagggagaaagatgTGTCTGGAAATGTTTCTAATCAGGCAAAAAATACCACTTAAACATTGCAACACAACATTGCCTTCATGTACTGAACATTTGCTGGTTAAGTACTTAATAATTTAGACCTAAAATCTGCCTCTGAAGCCCTATTTCATTCCTTCAAGATTCCCAGGTTCAGGAATAAAGTGCTACAGATGACAGGCCTCTCTCAGTATCTGCCACAAAACTATCAAATTATCTTCCTCCtatcatatatttttgtttttttttgcttttgaagcAGGGGCAATTTTAGACCTTTTAAGGGGGGCTCAAGAatccctaaatttgatctcagcaccccttaaaaataaatagactaTTATTGGGTTTGTTTTccctaaaaattattttatacaactttaattatattGCAAGCCcatctgttagagatgggacaaactcttaagctacaggttcaaatggttttatttcaaaatgtctaatgtactgtaatgtagttctgtcattaatattgtctttcctTCAGGGTTCATAAACTATCTTTGGGTCCtttctgtagaaatctgtgattgtttattctggaccattattattgttattattattatacattatagtagaccactctactatgtattaatatttattgttgtaatttacatTATCCAGTTAAATTAGTAATTTAGCatggggtttgaacacttgcagggcattgtatgtcataatctcattaggagctgagcccccttaaaggtctgatcctagaatcccCCCTGTTTTGAAGCCTCTGTAGGAGTTTTCTCTGTGCATTGTtttggtatttatttttattcgcATGTGCTGTAAGAACTTTGCATCACAACACAGTACAGCTATTGTGTTAGTGGTATTTGGATAAAATTAgcattataaaatacatttttatcaagGTCAACTGCCCATTAAACTAAATTTCTCTGAAAGAAAGACTTCTCCATTTCCTGCAGTAGCCTAAGATCCTGTAATACACGGTTTTTCAGTGCAGCTCCACCCGTCttgcatgttttacatttgtcCCTGATCCAGCACAGATTAAAATGAATGGGTTGTTATCAGGCTTCTGTAGCACTTGATGACGAGCTGATTATCTGAATGAGGTGTGTTGAAGCAGAGAAACATCGAAAATATGCAGGTCATGGTTTCTCCAGTACTAGAACTGAAAAGCACTGCTGGTGGCCTGCGCGCTTATACGTGCGCGTTCTCGTCAAAGACAGGTGGGAGTGGTTTGCAGTTGAATATAGAGACGAGTCCTCGTTCCACCTGGCATTACTTGCTCACCCGGACCACATTGACGGCCGTAGTGAGAGGCACGACGCAAAGTAAAGCGAACtgcagcttcttttttctttcaaaggAAAATCTACTTAGAAGGCACAATGGTAAGTATATATTTGTTAGCTTTTCTGTCAGAGAAATCTCCACAACGAAGCTCTCTATTTTTGTTTATCTTCCTACAACTGAGAATATTTCCAACTGTTTCAGTTTTCTATGTGTCATCAAACCCCCGGTATTTAAATGTGCTTGGAAAAGTGTGTCATGATTCGTGGTGAGATGCAGCAACTCTCAGCTGCTCCCTCTGTGTCCTCCTGTAGCAGCACCCCTTGAGTCAGAAATAGATCTTTGACTCAATGACTGCAGAAAAGCTGAGCTGCATTTGGCTGCTGGCCTGCATGAGCAGGTGGTGATGATTAATCTATATTTTCAGCTCATCAGGAGAAAAGGATAACAAACAGCAATtataatataactatatatctttaaacattgtatatattatttattgagcACACCTTGATTGCTTCATTGCATTTAATAAGTTTAAATGCCTTTAGGCTACAAGGTGGTTAGGTGTGGTGCAGCCACATAGTATGTGTCAGTGAGGAATTTAGGTGTGTCCCATAAAGCATGTCAGCTCAGATTGAGATAAAAGCAAGTAGCCTATTTCTGCagggcaaaaaacaaaacaaacccaaactTCTATACAGTAGTAAGCAAAGGTACTTGTTTTATTCAACTGTAAAATTGGAAATAAATTGGGATAACCCCCTGTGAATGACATTAGTACTTGTGAAGTTGATTTTTAATAACTGATTGAGATATACCATGGTTAGTCTTATGCGCCAGTGTCGGGAATTCagccaacacacagacacagacacacacacacacacacacacacacacacacacccttatcTTCTGTTTGCACTGCGTAGTATAAACACAGCTTGCTACCATTGTCAGTAATGCTTATGAAAACCACTGGGTTTCATTGTGTACTGAATACACTACTGCAGTACTCCCGCCCTGATCAAATAATTGTGACCCATAAAACATAGTTCCTGttttgttaatgtttaatgtgtttttttaattgtattgaaATGGTCCAACTATACTAAAGAGCTGTGTACTAAATGTAAGGTATAAAACTGTACTACATCAGGgaagggtttaaaaaaataaataagtctCACTAGACCAAAGATCTTCAGTGAATTCATATAACTTCCCCACTCCCTGTCTAAGAGATTTTTTCTAGTGGCTTAATGAATGCTTGCAGTATGAGCTGCATTACAGGTTTAACTTCAGTATGACGCATCAGAAAAAGTGATGGGAGCACCAAATTCAACCTTGCGTTGTGATGCGCAAATGTGCTCAGCAGATGCCAGGACAGTCGATTTTATTTTGTGCAGTTGGAGATATAGGTtgaagttcctttttttttttgtgcaatttCACTTTGATGTAGGTTTTCCATCTTTAGCAAGTCACTCTTAACTAGGTTGACCACTTGTCATTTTGCtatatttgaaaatgacaagaGACCTGAAGGGAGGACAGAACAATGTCCAATGCAACAGTCAGGCGGTGCCAAGATGATCACTCATAATCAATAGTGTTCATCTTGATCTGTGATTAACCACATTCTGGGCAGTAGTTTGTCACAAGGTAAAAACTAAACCAATGGGTGCTAGTCCTTTATTGAGCCAATGGGCAGAAATCTGGGAGCACAGAGGTGTTGCGTAAATGGAACagataaaaaagcaacaacaacaaaacagctgGTAGGAAAAATAAGTTTTAGTTTGTTGTTGTGAAACAAATGATCAGTCTCCAAAATCATTGtgagtcatcatcatcatcattatcatcaagGACCCATGAATTTTCATACAAAATTTCATGCCAGTCTGACCTACACCCGACTGTGTTGGACAGAACAATCAAACCTCATTGGAGTGCAAATAACAAATTAAACcaggaaaaaaagttaaataatgccataaacattcaaacagcaaagaaaaaagaaatgaacacAAATATAATTTCTGCTGTCTCTTGATGCATGGCCAACACATCATAATAAACTTAACACATAATAGTTCTGGTGTCGACATGTTTTATGGTGCATTATGTCTATTTTTCTGTTACAGAATGTACTATGAATATTTGGGTATTAAGGGATATCTCCTATATCTGCTGACCTGAAAAAGCTCTTcacaaattgctttttttctctctctatctcattCACTTTCTCTTTCGCATTGTGACAGGGTctagaaaatgaaatgtatttctgCTGATAAGTTTTCAACCTGGCAGGGACCACTATTTTGGGGACTGCCAGTCAGTGTTTGCTGCAACAGTTAGTCACTTTACGGCTAGGTGTCAGGTTAGCGTGAGAAACCTAAAATAGCTGCTGCGCAGAGCTCTGCTAACCTAGAAACCCAGGACAGAAGAAGGAGGGTCACATTTGCTGCGGTCATTAAAGAGAAGAGAAGCTCTGGGAACTGCTGGTGATATAATATTGAATACATGAAAATTCTTGTCCAACATGGGTTTAATGAGATTTCACAAACTTTACAATAATTAAGCATAATTTTCTAAACCCTTCCACCACATAAGCCCCCCTGCCCCTGGAAATCCCTCACCCACCAGCACATTCACTTGTCAATCTGATGAATTTAGAAGGGGAAAGTTGGAAAAGATAAAGATAGCAGCCTGTCACAAAACAAGGTGGATATATAGTATGTGAAAGGTTGTCACAGCTGTATGGAGTGGAATTAAttgacacacattttaaatttatgACCCAACATACATATGTTAGTCTAGCTTCTAAGTGTTGTCAGTGTGGATCAACCAGAATCTTTTACAATAAATTAGTATTGATCTTTGCTAGTCATATCTATTCAAATGTTGTAGAGATATACTATTCAGACAGAAATGACTGATTTGGTTAACCTAGcatattaagaaaaaatgtaagttttacttaaaaaaaaataaaaaaataaaaacaaattccaTTGTTACCATAAATCAGTCAAATTGTTGATTTGTAATATTGCTCACAATGATCCAGTACTACTAGAAATGTTAAAAGGGATAGCTATAATATAAAGGGTGTGGTCAACTCACCTTAATATAACAATACATAACCCAACCCTACCTAGTCTGAATCAGTACtctgtaaatgaaataaatcaaatcagaGTTTTTCCAagtacaattaaaatgtattgtcattgtttttctCAAATTCAAAAGCATCACTATTGATTGTCTGACTTAAACTAAGTGTCTTGTTTAACATGAAGGCCATATAAAGTATTTTGAAACTTTACATGTCAGTGCAAATGTTGTGATAAATGTAATCAAATCCTGAAACTCATCTACAtggaaaaaacatgatttaatgtgtttgtatacCAAATAGCAGCAGTGgataaagtgtattttaatactactgtgctttataaatattttGGTACCTTACTCGGTAGATCTTGAAGAGCTTTAAATGCCATGAACCCTTGCCATGAACTAAACAAATGTCCAGTTTtcaatttgctgtttttaaagatatatttaacTTTGCGTATGAACACAACACACTGTTCAGTGTTTTAAGTACTGAGATTTGGTCATACCAGTAGTGGCTCCATTTTGTTTGTCCTCATAGTATAAATGTGAAATTCTCTGAACTCTACCTCCATTTTAGTTTGTGAGCGTTCCTCATGCACAGTCACATGAGATACAGTGACAGCTGCAGCATATCTGTTTTGCTTGTTATTTCACCTTCAACCTTCTTTCCCCTGTATATCTCTTTGCTTCCACCTAGTGGTAAACTTTCTAAATTATTTCTGTGGATTCCTTCAAATgtgttactttttttgtgtaaaataagatgataaatgtgttaaaatgtaacACTCAtaacaaacagcaaaacaaaagtcACCATCCTTTAATATAAAGCTGTCCTATTTCACTGCAAGAGAACAATATAAAGTTGCTAATAATAATCAATCCTTTCCCTGCTTTGCCACTTTCTCTTGTCTCCTCTGCATATCCCATCAATCATTTACCACCCTTTCACCTCCTactctcttcctttttccttacTCCTCATTCTATCTATCCCCCTCCCCACTCCAAGCGTGAATGCATCTCTGTCCATGTAGGCCAGGCTGGTGTCCAGATGGGGAACACCTGTTGGGAGCTCTACTGTCTGGAGCACGGTATCCAGCCAGACGGCCAGATGCCCAGCCACAAGCCTATAGGAGGCCATGATGACTCTTTCACTACCTTCTTCAGTGAGACGGGGGCTGGGAAGTATGTCCCCAGAGCAATCTTTGTTGACCTGGAACCCACGGTTATTGGTCAGTACTAACAGCAGGGTTAATGAATGAAGCTTGTTGTGATTTTAGGTATCAGGAATAACATATCATGCATTGCATTTGCAAAATAGAGATTTCATGTCaaaattttaatcatttttgtgaATCTTTCAGCCTTCATTCTATGTTTTCAAGTGAGAACTCAAAGAAGGGTTTTGTAAAAGGTTTTGTAATAAACCTATGAGAttattcaaatatataaatgctCTTTCCATTAATAGCACTTATTAAAATAGATGAGTTAGTCTTCCCAACTTTTGTATTGTAATTCTACAGATGAGGTGCGCACAGGAACATACCGCCAGCTCTTCCACCCTGAGCAGTTGATCTCAGGAAAGGAGGACGCAGCCAACAACTACGCCCGTGGACACTACACTATCGGCAAGGAGATCATTGACTCTGTCCTTGATAGGATCCGTAAACTGGTAAGGCAGCATAAGGGttatgttttcattctttttttgaGACTGGCTTTGTCCTCTAACAGGGCTTCAAAGGTGTTGAACAAAAGTGGATTTTAACAGTATGTGACAATTATAGAATACTGATAccatttttgatcatttatcaTCAAAGAACTTTAGTGTGAAAATAAATTTTACCAAGCACTAGCTTtcttagttttgtttttcatcaatctttctctgttttctctatCTGTAGGCTGATCAATGTACTGGTCTCCAAGGCTTCCTGGTCTTCCACTCCTTTGGTGGAGGCACTGGCTCTGGTTTCACCTCTCTGCTAATGGAGAGACTCTCAGTTGACTTTGGCAAAAAGTCTAAACTTGAATTTGCTATCTACCCAGCCCCTCAGGTCTCCACAGCTGTAGTGGAGCCCTACAACTCCATCCTGACCACCCACACCACCCTGGAGCACTCTGACTGTGCCTTCATGGTGGACAATGAAGCCATCTATGACATCTGCCGCAGGAACCTTGATATTGAACGCCCGTCCTACACCAACCTGAACAGGCTCATCAGTCAAATTGTGTCTTCAATCACAGCTTCACTTCGCTTTGATGGAGCCCTGAATGTTGACCTGACAGAGTTCCAGACCAACTTGGTGCCCTACCCTCGTATCCACTTCCCTCTGGCCACCTACGCCCCTGTCATCTCTGCTGAAAAAGCCTACCATGAGCAACTGTCTGTTGCAGAGATCACCAACGCCTGCTTTGAGCCAGCTAACCAGATGGTGAAGTGTGATCCTCGTCATGGCAAATACATGGCCTGCTGTCTGCTGTATCGTGGTGATGTGGTGCCCAAAGATGTAAATGTGGCCATTGCTGCCATCAAGACCAAACGCAGCATCCAGTTTGTGGACTGGTGTCCCACAGGCTTCAAGGTGGGTATTAACTACCAGCCTCCAACAGTGGTTCCTGGAGGAGATCTGGCCAAGGTTCAGAGGGCTGTGTGTATGCTGAGCAACACCACAGCCATCGCTGAGGCCTGGGCTCGTCTCGACCACAAGTTTGACCTCATGTATGCCAAGAGGGCCTTTGTCCACTGGTATGTTGGGgagggaatggaggaaggagagtTCTCAGAGGCCAGAGAAGACATGGCTGCCCTGGAGAAGGATTATGAAGAGGTGGGGATTGACTCATttgaagaggatgaggagggagaggaatATTAGACAGGCCATCTATCTTCAGGGACAAAATTACTCTATTTATTAAATTGCAAATATTTAAGAAATGGAGCATactctgtttatttgtttcaaagtcagaaacatcttgtttttatttacataaaaatgtacCTTCAGCCTGAAGGTCTGAAGTTATTCCTTTGTTGTGCCATCAAAATTCTTACTTTTGACAGGTTTGTCAGTGTCTActtgtttattttcagttttatcaaaaaatgtttgaacTCTGTTGTTGCTCAATAAATATTATCCTGAAAGAGACTGccttctgtttatttatttattttaaccgAAAGCACTCAACAGGACTAAAGAAATCCTGTTTTTATGAGGtatgaaactttttttaaagataatttgtGCCATGAtcagcttatttatttatttttttttttttagacctaAAATAAAGTTTGTGCTGTGTCATTGCTTTCCCAAACTCTGAGGATGTTCAGTATCTATAGTTTTATAGCACAGCCACTAGAGTCCAGTCAAATCCACTTTGTGAAGCCACTTCTATTTATTACAGAAACTCCCCTGAAAAGGAACTGATGggctgtttaaat from Scomber scombrus chromosome 13, fScoSco1.1, whole genome shotgun sequence encodes the following:
- the LOC133992544 gene encoding tubulin alpha chain-like, translated to MRECISVHVGQAGVQMGNTCWELYCLEHGIQPDGQMPSHKPIGGHDDSFTTFFSETGAGKYVPRAIFVDLEPTVIDEVRTGTYRQLFHPEQLISGKEDAANNYARGHYTIGKEIIDSVLDRIRKLADQCTGLQGFLVFHSFGGGTGSGFTSLLMERLSVDFGKKSKLEFAIYPAPQVSTAVVEPYNSILTTHTTLEHSDCAFMVDNEAIYDICRRNLDIERPSYTNLNRLISQIVSSITASLRFDGALNVDLTEFQTNLVPYPRIHFPLATYAPVISAEKAYHEQLSVAEITNACFEPANQMVKCDPRHGKYMACCLLYRGDVVPKDVNVAIAAIKTKRSIQFVDWCPTGFKVGINYQPPTVVPGGDLAKVQRAVCMLSNTTAIAEAWARLDHKFDLMYAKRAFVHWYVGEGMEEGEFSEAREDMAALEKDYEEVGIDSFEEDEEGEEY